In the Candidatus Eisenbacteria bacterium genome, one interval contains:
- a CDS encoding NUDIX hydrolase, with amino-acid sequence MDAGRSGVFLVERKNPPHGWALPGGFVEWGESLEEAARREGEEETSLRIRVEEQFRAYGDPDRDPRFHTITVVFAAVGTGDARGADDARSVRFFRWEELPEKMAFDHRGILDEFLRLRA; translated from the coding sequence ATGGACGCCGGTCGCTCGGGCGTCTTTCTGGTGGAGCGGAAGAACCCCCCTCACGGATGGGCGCTGCCGGGAGGCTTCGTCGAGTGGGGGGAGAGCCTCGAGGAGGCCGCGCGAAGGGAGGGGGAGGAGGAGACATCGCTTCGGATCCGGGTCGAGGAGCAGTTCCGCGCCTACGGGGATCCGGACCGCGATCCGCGCTTCCACACGATCACGGTGGTCTTCGCCGCGGTCGGAACGGGGGACGCACGCGGAGCGGACGACGCGCGGTCCGTCCGCTTCTTTCGATGGGAGGAACTTCCGGAGAAGATGGCATTCGACCACCGGGGAATCCTGGATGAGTTTCTACGATTGCGGGCGTGA